In one window of Chthoniobacterales bacterium DNA:
- the rpsL gene encoding 30S ribosomal protein S12 — protein sequence MPTINQLIRKGRKKVSVKSKSPALKNCPQRRGVCTQVMTRTPKKPNSALRKVAKVRLTNGQEVIAYIPGEGHNLQEHSIVLVRGGRVKDLPGVRYHIVRGTLDSLGVDGRRRSRSKYGAKRPKAAGDAAAKEAKPKK from the coding sequence ATGCCAACAATCAATCAGCTTATTCGCAAGGGACGAAAGAAGGTCTCGGTGAAATCCAAATCACCGGCCCTGAAGAATTGTCCGCAGCGCCGCGGGGTGTGCACGCAGGTCATGACCCGCACACCGAAGAAGCCGAATTCTGCCCTGCGGAAAGTGGCGAAAGTGCGGTTGACGAATGGCCAGGAAGTGATTGCCTACATACCCGGCGAAGGACACAATCTCCAGGAGCACTCGATCGTGCTCGTGCGAGGCGGACGCGTGAAGGATTTGCCGGGCGTGCGTTACCACATTGTGCGGGGAACGCTCGATAGCCTCGGGGTGGATGGACGCCGTCGCAGCCGTTCGAAATACGGCGCGAAACGTCCAAAAGCCGCGGGCGATGCAGCGGCCAAGGAAGCCAAACCCAAGAAATAA
- a CDS encoding TIGR01777 family oxidoreductase, which yields MKRIILAGGSGFVGSALVPALRTKGYQPVVLGRGLTDLQWDGRTLGPWASALEGAEAVINLTGKNINCRHTEENRREILQSRVHSVLALGEAIRRCAVPPTTFVQASGIGYYGETGDRVADEDSPPGDDFPAEVCRKWEGAFYELELATTRKVVLRLGVVLGRDGGALPMLEKLTRWFLGGAVGDGRQFMSWIHLADIVRMFVSAIEQRELSGDFNACSPEPVTNAEFMRALRHALHRPWSPPVPAPFARAGAWVMGTDGDLALTSCRCMPRRFLDHGFDFQFPNLRDAFADLYPKQ from the coding sequence ATGAAACGAATCATTCTCGCCGGCGGCAGCGGTTTCGTGGGCAGCGCTCTTGTGCCAGCCTTGCGAACCAAAGGCTACCAACCAGTCGTGCTCGGACGCGGTTTGACGGACCTGCAATGGGATGGCCGAACGCTAGGCCCCTGGGCGAGCGCGCTTGAGGGCGCCGAAGCTGTCATCAATCTCACCGGCAAGAACATCAATTGCCGCCACACCGAGGAGAATCGACGGGAGATATTACAGTCGCGCGTCCATTCGGTCCTGGCCCTCGGCGAGGCGATAAGGCGATGCGCGGTGCCGCCGACGACTTTTGTGCAGGCCAGCGGCATCGGCTATTACGGCGAAACCGGCGACCGCGTGGCCGATGAAGATTCCCCGCCGGGCGACGACTTTCCGGCGGAAGTCTGCCGGAAATGGGAAGGCGCCTTCTACGAGCTGGAGCTGGCGACGACGCGAAAAGTTGTTCTGCGCCTGGGCGTCGTCTTGGGTCGCGATGGAGGAGCGCTGCCGATGTTGGAAAAACTGACCCGCTGGTTCCTGGGCGGCGCGGTCGGCGATGGCAGGCAGTTCATGAGCTGGATTCACCTGGCGGATATCGTGCGGATGTTCGTATCGGCGATCGAGCAGCGGGAATTGAGCGGCGATTTCAACGCGTGCTCGCCCGAGCCCGTGACGAATGCCGAATTCATGCGGGCACTGCGTCACGCGTTGCACCGCCCCTGGAGCCCGCCCGTTCCCGCGCCATTCGCGCGAGCCGGGGCGTGGGTCATGGGAACCGACGGCGACCTCGCCCTGACCAGTTGCCGCTGTATGCCGCGGCGATTCCTCGACCACGGATTTGATTTTCAATTCCCAAACCTCCGCGATGCCTTCGCGGACCTCTATCCAAAACAATGA
- a CDS encoding MarR family transcriptional regulator: protein MKDLPPVAQKFILHWGEMGTRWGINRTVAQVHALLFLSETPLPADEIAKTLGVARSNISTSLRELQNWGIVRIVHVIGDRRDHFESMKDVFAMFRVIARERKKREIEPTLRVLRDCIAESGKPKAASPHTRERLSDLVNFFEIATNAYEQMEKLPTPAVLKLAKLGDKAFKLLGVGAAA from the coding sequence ATGAAAGACCTGCCGCCCGTTGCTCAAAAATTCATCCTCCACTGGGGAGAGATGGGCACCCGCTGGGGCATCAATCGCACCGTCGCCCAGGTCCACGCCCTTCTCTTCCTCTCCGAGACGCCGCTCCCGGCCGACGAGATTGCGAAAACCCTGGGCGTCGCCCGCTCCAACATCAGCACCAGCCTGCGCGAGCTTCAGAACTGGGGCATCGTCCGGATCGTTCACGTCATCGGCGATCGCCGCGATCACTTTGAATCGATGAAGGATGTTTTCGCCATGTTCCGGGTCATCGCCCGCGAGAGGAAGAAGCGGGAGATCGAACCGACCCTGCGGGTGTTGCGCGATTGCATCGCGGAATCGGGCAAACCGAAGGCCGCGTCTCCGCACACCCGGGAGCGGCTGAGTGACCTGGTGAATTTCTTCGAGATCGCCACGAATGCCTATGAGCAAATGGAAAAGCTGCCGACCCCGGCGGTTTTGAAACTGGCGAAGCTTGGCGACAAAGCCTTCAAACTTCTGGGAGTGGGAGCGGCGGCCTAA
- a CDS encoding DCC1-like thiol-disulfide oxidoreductase family protein, whose translation MISELTETTERAEFIPFCGWIFFDEDCSFCRDLVLRFEPVYAKRGFHFEPLQREWVRDRLNLTAAQALEEMRVLTADGCVFGGADAVVFLARQLWWATPFAWLARVGFIHALLDRSYRWVAAHRTCAINRAPTPSIPARTRWLALLLLPLLALGAKPFVSAWVFMWAMAFAIFLGCKWLTLGIAVDRAARVCPFRAAAFLLAWPGMDAMRFLSPNLAPAVRRSALLKNTVLATVRILIGAILLFAIARRRSDPIVAGWIGMAGMVLILHFGLFALLSAGWRALRVDAAPIMDSPLRSTSIAEFWGRRWNGAFNDLALGLVFRPAARRVGVFGATLLAFGVSGLIHELVISLPAGAGYGLPTGYFLLQGLAVIAQRKAVVLRGAVSGWFFTILIVAGPAYWLFHPPFVNRVVHPFMQAIGAL comes from the coding sequence ATGATTTCTGAGCTGACAGAAACAACAGAACGTGCGGAATTCATTCCCTTCTGCGGCTGGATCTTTTTCGACGAGGATTGCAGCTTCTGCCGCGACCTCGTCCTGCGTTTCGAACCGGTATATGCGAAGCGCGGATTCCATTTCGAACCACTCCAGCGCGAATGGGTTCGGGATCGACTCAATCTCACCGCAGCACAGGCGCTGGAGGAAATGCGCGTCCTGACCGCCGACGGCTGCGTCTTTGGCGGCGCCGATGCCGTCGTCTTTCTCGCCCGCCAGCTTTGGTGGGCAACACCTTTCGCGTGGCTTGCCCGAGTCGGATTCATTCACGCCTTGCTCGATCGCTCCTACCGCTGGGTTGCCGCTCATCGCACCTGCGCGATCAACCGGGCTCCAACGCCATCGATCCCGGCGCGAACTCGCTGGCTCGCTCTGCTCCTCCTTCCCCTCCTTGCTCTCGGCGCCAAACCATTCGTCTCGGCTTGGGTGTTCATGTGGGCGATGGCTTTCGCCATTTTTCTCGGGTGCAAATGGCTCACGCTCGGCATCGCCGTCGATCGCGCCGCCCGAGTTTGCCCGTTCCGTGCCGCCGCCTTTCTTTTGGCGTGGCCGGGAATGGACGCGATGCGTTTTCTCTCCCCCAATCTGGCCCCAGCCGTTCGTCGCTCAGCTCTGCTCAAGAATACTGTTCTGGCCACGGTCCGCATTCTGATCGGGGCGATCCTCCTTTTTGCTATCGCGCGCCGCAGGAGCGATCCGATCGTCGCCGGCTGGATCGGAATGGCCGGGATGGTTCTGATTCTGCACTTCGGCTTGTTCGCGCTCCTCAGCGCGGGCTGGCGCGCGCTACGGGTGGACGCCGCGCCGATCATGGATTCGCCGTTGCGCTCCACATCAATCGCGGAGTTCTGGGGCCGTCGCTGGAACGGCGCGTTCAACGATCTCGCGCTCGGGCTGGTTTTCCGGCCGGCGGCGCGTCGGGTCGGCGTCTTCGGCGCAACGCTGCTGGCCTTCGGCGTTTCCGGACTCATTCACGAACTGGTGATCTCGCTGCCGGCCGGAGCAGGCTACGGATTACCAACCGGTTATTTCCTGCTTCAGGGGCTGGCCGTCATCGCTCAACGGAAGGCGGTAGTCTTGCGCGGCGCTGTTTCCGGCTGGTTTTTTACGATCCTGATCGTCGCCGGGCCGGCCTACTGGCTTTTTCATCCGCCATTCGTCAATCGGGTGGTCCACCCTTTCATGCAAGCCATCGGAGCTTTATGA
- the rpsG gene encoding 30S ribosomal protein S7 — MSRRRKVYKKEEKLDSRYGSPAVARLISTVMKRGKKSLAERIVYTAIDKSREGSDAVDPLEIVNKALENVRPRLEVKSRRVGGATYQVPMEVTPARQISLAMRWIVQYADGRRGMTMADALAAELKDAASGQGNAIKKRDDTHKMAQANRAFAHFRW; from the coding sequence ATGTCTCGCCGGCGGAAAGTTTACAAAAAGGAGGAGAAGCTCGACTCGCGTTATGGGAGTCCGGCCGTCGCCCGCCTTATTTCCACCGTGATGAAGCGGGGCAAGAAGTCGCTCGCGGAACGGATTGTTTACACCGCGATCGATAAGTCCCGCGAAGGTTCGGACGCGGTTGATCCGCTCGAGATCGTCAACAAGGCGCTGGAAAATGTTCGGCCGCGCCTCGAAGTAAAGTCGCGCCGCGTCGGTGGCGCCACTTATCAGGTGCCGATGGAAGTAACCCCGGCCCGCCAAATTTCTCTCGCCATGCGCTGGATCGTCCAATACGCGGACGGCCGCCGCGGCATGACCATGGCTGACGCGCTCGCCGCTGAATTGAAAGACGCCGCGTCCGGCCAGGGCAACGCGATCAAGAAGCGCGACGACACTCACAAGATGGCGCAGGCCAACCGCGCCTTTGCTCATTTCCGCTGGTAA
- a CDS encoding DUF2071 domain-containing protein, which yields MESLAASRTTFSEAARRRMLAVRGEPMFYARWDRAVFVHYAADPALLQPDVPFELDLRDGSAFVSLVAFTLSKMRPRLGGNLGEWLLKPIATHEFLNVRTYVRHRGEPGIYFLAEWLNNRAAVHLGPRSFGLPYRFGRIDYDHAREGNALRGMVEARAGQLIYEGKVRGHQFEACDAGSLTEFLLERYTAFTRYRNWTRFFRVWHSPWPQATAEIEMKEDALIGSTGRWWKTARFIGANYSPGAEVWMGRPHRTN from the coding sequence ATGGAGAGTCTCGCCGCGAGTCGCACCACCTTCAGTGAAGCGGCGCGGCGCCGCATGCTCGCAGTCCGCGGCGAGCCGATGTTCTACGCGCGCTGGGACCGGGCCGTCTTCGTCCACTACGCGGCGGATCCGGCACTCCTGCAACCGGACGTTCCCTTTGAGCTCGACCTTCGCGACGGAAGCGCGTTCGTCAGCCTGGTGGCGTTTACCCTTTCCAAAATGCGGCCGCGCCTCGGCGGGAACCTGGGCGAATGGCTTTTGAAACCGATCGCCACCCACGAATTTCTCAACGTTCGCACTTACGTCCGTCATCGGGGCGAGCCGGGGATTTATTTCCTCGCCGAATGGCTGAACAACCGTGCCGCCGTCCATCTCGGGCCGCGCAGCTTCGGGTTGCCGTATCGTTTCGGTCGGATCGATTACGATCACGCGCGCGAAGGGAACGCATTGCGCGGAATGGTCGAAGCCCGCGCGGGTCAGCTCATTTATGAAGGCAAGGTTCGCGGCCACCAATTTGAGGCCTGTGATGCCGGGTCGCTGACGGAATTTCTGCTTGAACGCTATACCGCCTTCACTCGATACCGCAATTGGACTCGTTTCTTCCGCGTTTGGCATTCGCCCTGGCCACAGGCTACCGCCGAGATCGAAATGAAGGAGGACGCGCTTATTGGGAGCACCGGTCGCTGGTGGAAAACCGCGAGATTTATCGGCGCAAACTACTCCCCCGGCGCTGAAGTCTGGATGGGCCGGCCCCATCGCACCAACTGA
- a CDS encoding ATP-binding cassette domain-containing protein, which produces MSEPVLNSVASASELVVRFGNQVVLDRATATILEGERVGLVGRNGSGKSTFLQIAAGVAKPDAGEFNQRRDLVVGYMPQMFELEENATVHANILSGAQRLLNLISEYEAAPAEGARSGILLDQISHADGWNLEHRIKSLITNLHAPDPNRLVNSLSGGEKRRVALCRALLARPDFLILDEPTNHLDTGSIEWLEDFLARYSGTCLFVTHDRYFLDRIATRVLELSRGKFHSYDGNYTDYLIARAERKAVEEMQEHKRQKFLKRELAWVRKAPRARRTKSVDRVERYFEMAGQEAPEAELDVDLIIPPAPKLANRVIELREVSMELGGRTLFDNVSLKLAAGERLGIVGRNGLGKSTLLKIMLQQVAPTSGSVELGARTEINYVDQDRLLLDDAKTVWEEVSEGSEYVRLGEESITLRAYLRRFLFTEERINTKINQLSGGERSRVLLAKILKRGGNVLILDEPTNDLDLGTLRLLEEALVAFGGSVIVVSHDRYFLNRVCTAILAFEGDGVVRYAVGNYDYYLEKKNCRATAPVAARSPAGDAPAPQSRSAKPRKLKWKEERELEGMEAAILAAESEVGRLEALFAEPDFYLKHAADLTGLETELRQARDDVARLYARWAELGELAAAS; this is translated from the coding sequence ATGTCCGAACCGGTCCTAAATTCCGTGGCGAGCGCCAGCGAGCTCGTGGTGCGCTTTGGGAACCAGGTGGTGCTCGATCGGGCCACGGCCACGATTCTGGAGGGCGAGCGGGTTGGCCTGGTGGGGCGCAATGGTTCCGGCAAATCCACTTTTCTGCAAATCGCGGCGGGAGTCGCGAAACCGGATGCGGGCGAGTTCAATCAACGGCGCGATCTCGTGGTCGGTTACATGCCGCAGATGTTTGAGCTCGAGGAGAACGCCACGGTCCACGCCAACATTCTCTCGGGCGCGCAACGCCTTCTCAATCTGATCTCCGAGTACGAGGCGGCGCCGGCAGAAGGCGCGCGCAGCGGAATCCTGCTCGACCAAATTTCACATGCTGACGGCTGGAACCTGGAACATCGAATCAAGAGCCTGATCACGAACCTTCACGCGCCGGATCCGAACCGTTTGGTGAATTCACTTTCCGGCGGGGAGAAGCGGCGGGTCGCGCTCTGCCGTGCGTTGCTGGCACGGCCGGATTTTTTGATTCTCGACGAGCCCACCAACCATCTCGATACCGGTTCGATCGAATGGCTCGAGGACTTTCTGGCGCGTTACTCCGGCACCTGCCTCTTCGTTACCCACGACCGCTATTTTCTGGATCGGATCGCGACGCGCGTGCTCGAGCTCTCGCGCGGAAAATTCCACAGTTACGACGGCAATTACACGGATTACCTGATCGCGCGCGCGGAACGGAAGGCAGTGGAAGAAATGCAGGAGCACAAGCGCCAGAAGTTTCTGAAACGGGAGCTGGCCTGGGTGCGGAAGGCGCCCCGGGCGCGGCGGACGAAATCGGTGGATCGGGTGGAGCGTTACTTTGAGATGGCGGGGCAGGAGGCGCCCGAGGCAGAGCTGGATGTCGATCTCATTATTCCGCCGGCGCCAAAGCTGGCCAATCGAGTGATCGAGCTACGCGAAGTGAGCATGGAACTCGGCGGTCGGACTTTGTTCGACAACGTGTCGCTGAAGCTGGCAGCGGGAGAACGGCTCGGCATCGTGGGGCGAAACGGGCTGGGGAAATCGACGCTGCTCAAGATCATGCTCCAACAGGTCGCTCCGACCAGCGGCTCGGTGGAACTTGGCGCCCGCACCGAAATTAATTACGTAGACCAGGATCGGCTGCTGCTCGACGACGCGAAGACGGTCTGGGAAGAGGTCAGTGAGGGAAGCGAATACGTGCGGCTCGGCGAGGAAAGCATCACCTTGCGGGCGTACCTTCGGCGGTTCCTTTTTACCGAAGAACGGATTAACACGAAGATAAACCAGCTCAGCGGCGGCGAACGAAGCAGGGTGCTGCTCGCGAAGATTCTGAAACGCGGAGGCAATGTTCTCATTCTCGACGAACCGACAAACGACCTCGATCTGGGAACGCTCCGGCTCCTGGAGGAAGCGCTCGTTGCTTTTGGCGGAAGCGTGATCGTGGTCAGTCATGACCGTTATTTTTTGAATCGGGTTTGCACCGCGATCCTTGCTTTCGAAGGAGACGGTGTGGTGCGCTACGCCGTGGGGAATTACGATTACTATTTGGAGAAAAAGAATTGTAGGGCAACCGCTCCGGTTGCCGCCCGATCGCCGGCAGGCGACGCGCCTGCCCCACAATCGAGGAGCGCAAAGCCGCGTAAACTGAAATGGAAGGAAGAGCGCGAGCTGGAAGGAATGGAAGCGGCGATCCTTGCCGCCGAAAGCGAAGTTGGTCGGCTTGAAGCGCTTTTTGCCGAGCCGGACTTTTATCTGAAACACGCGGCTGACCTCACAGGGCTCGAGACGGAATTACGCCAGGCTCGCGACGACGTGGCGCGGCTGTACGCGCGCTGGGCGGAGTTAGGCGAGCTGGCGGCGGCATCGTGA
- a CDS encoding SGNH/GDSL hydrolase family protein, producing MRTRRDWSKLIQSALLPLAFAVGIGSFVLVAEGKPKKASKPAPDAPPPSVLMIGDSLSVGKFGEVVQMHLAKNHRVAAYASCGSSPEHWLSGEQDFITKCGYRQRTSDSDVFTDWVNGHAPRPTRTPKLADLVRKHKPTILVVQLGTNWMDRNLSDEQMIEYLGRLVDEARRGPVEKIVWIAPPDSSRLRKVQGRVHQIIRRVAARKKFDVIDSRNVTHYVMGKTGGDGIHYNTAASEAWARAIQRDLDVKIALTRRETKLSSFSRDESIGN from the coding sequence ATGCGCACTAGACGAGATTGGTCGAAGCTCATTCAATCCGCGCTTTTGCCGCTGGCTTTTGCCGTCGGCATCGGCAGTTTTGTTCTCGTGGCGGAAGGCAAACCGAAGAAGGCTTCGAAACCAGCCCCGGATGCGCCGCCGCCGAGCGTTCTCATGATCGGCGATTCGCTTTCGGTGGGAAAATTTGGCGAAGTCGTCCAGATGCACCTGGCCAAGAATCATCGCGTGGCTGCCTACGCGTCCTGCGGTTCCTCGCCCGAACATTGGCTCTCCGGCGAACAGGATTTCATCACGAAATGCGGGTATCGGCAAAGGACGAGCGATTCCGATGTTTTCACCGATTGGGTGAATGGCCATGCCCCTCGGCCCACCCGGACGCCAAAGCTGGCTGATCTGGTTCGAAAACATAAGCCGACGATTTTGGTAGTGCAGCTGGGGACCAACTGGATGGACCGCAATTTGTCCGACGAACAGATGATCGAATATTTGGGCCGATTGGTTGACGAGGCGCGGCGAGGGCCGGTGGAAAAGATCGTCTGGATAGCCCCGCCCGATTCATCGCGGCTTCGCAAGGTCCAGGGAAGAGTCCACCAGATTATTCGCCGGGTCGCCGCTCGGAAAAAGTTCGACGTGATCGACTCGCGCAATGTCACCCACTACGTCATGGGCAAGACCGGCGGCGACGGCATTCACTATAATACGGCGGCTTCCGAAGCCTGGGCCCGCGCCATCCAGCGCGACCTGGACGTTAAGATTGCGCTGACCCGGCGGGAAACCAAACTGAGCAGCTTCTCCCGCGACGAATCGATCGGGAACTAG
- a CDS encoding tRNA guanosine(34) transglycosylase Tgt: MFELLKKDAATKARRGRLTTPHGVIETPAFMPVGTQGSVKAVSPRELRELEAQIILGNTYHLFVRPGLEVIRNCGGLHRFMNWDGPILTDSGGYQIFSLAKLRKITEEGVAFQNHIDGTPTFISPETAMEIQATLGSDIAMVLDECPPWPCEYEYAARSLEMTHRWAKRCKEQSRRRVVASAVASGHAPRDKTADALETAHATTQLVFGIVQGATFEELRRTSAQTLAGMDFDGYAIGGVSVGEPEPEMMSAVEWSEPHLPENKPRYAMGLGTPPQLIELIARGVDMFDCVLPTRLARNGTAFTAQGTLNLKNAEFTLQTGPLEEGCDCSACRGFSRAYIRHLIKAEEILGLRLLTIHNLHFYLTLMKRARASIEDGSFAEFRRDFVAGYQTREPTSNGAAES, from the coding sequence ATGTTCGAGCTTCTCAAGAAAGACGCGGCGACGAAGGCGCGGCGGGGGCGCTTGACGACCCCACACGGGGTGATCGAGACGCCGGCCTTCATGCCGGTCGGGACCCAGGGCAGCGTCAAGGCGGTCAGTCCGCGCGAACTCCGTGAACTCGAGGCGCAGATCATCCTTGGGAACACCTACCACCTTTTTGTCAGGCCGGGACTTGAAGTGATTCGGAATTGCGGCGGGCTGCATCGGTTCATGAATTGGGATGGGCCGATCCTCACGGATAGTGGCGGATACCAGATTTTCTCGCTGGCCAAGCTTCGCAAGATCACAGAGGAAGGCGTCGCTTTTCAGAATCATATCGATGGAACGCCGACGTTCATCAGCCCCGAAACCGCCATGGAGATTCAGGCGACCTTGGGCAGCGACATCGCGATGGTGCTGGACGAGTGCCCACCCTGGCCGTGCGAATACGAGTATGCCGCGCGGAGTCTGGAGATGACGCATCGCTGGGCGAAGCGATGCAAGGAACAGTCGCGCAGACGCGTTGTAGCGTCCGCTGTCGCCAGCGGACATGCGCCGCGCGACAAGACGGCCGATGCGCTGGAGACAGCGCACGCTACAACGCAACTCGTCTTCGGAATCGTGCAGGGCGCGACGTTTGAAGAGTTGCGCCGCACGAGTGCCCAGACCCTGGCGGGGATGGATTTCGACGGTTACGCGATCGGCGGGGTGAGCGTGGGCGAACCGGAACCGGAAATGATGAGCGCGGTCGAATGGAGCGAGCCGCATCTGCCGGAAAACAAACCGCGTTACGCAATGGGACTGGGCACGCCGCCGCAGCTGATCGAGCTCATCGCACGCGGCGTGGACATGTTTGATTGCGTCCTGCCAACCCGCCTCGCGCGGAACGGGACAGCGTTCACGGCCCAAGGCACGCTCAATTTGAAAAACGCCGAGTTCACTTTGCAAACGGGGCCGCTGGAAGAAGGATGCGACTGTTCAGCTTGCCGCGGTTTTTCGCGCGCTTACATCCGCCATCTCATCAAGGCGGAAGAGATCCTCGGATTGCGCCTGCTCACCATCCACAACCTCCATTTCTATCTCACCCTGATGAAGCGCGCCCGCGCTTCGATTGAGGACGGAAGCTTCGCGGAATTCCGTCGGGACTTCGTCGCCGGCTACCAGACCCGCGAACCAACTTCCAACGGAGCGGCGGAATCTTGA
- a CDS encoding HAD family acid phosphatase yields MVSSESHCASSVNVGRGIAWQNRTRRTKSSEPHSSPMNSSPGLDIRGQIPRRKMAICILLAFLAISSVVAQQAPRSFKADDPPHRNLDASLYMQTSAEYRALCYQAYNLAIERLKKVAGQSGKFAVITDLDETVIDNSGFMAMQLRSGLAYDQRLWDDWEQNHPDKLALVPGAKEFISEADNHHVALFFISNRNDKFRAQTKYALGSLLGRPIGDEFLKLKTGASDKTARFNEVTSAGYSVLFYLGDNLRDFDETLKFRPVVNDTDGELDAAVRDRKAAIDKDRLKIGVEWIILPNPAYGEWLQTALGRGRRDLDRLVPEANPSAANPVTPFPPPPSTKASHSARMWAYLLSAIGSAVLLGIVVMLAASNGGSRSVATEDATQSDSGDKSFGLVVLVGIADTLIYVTLFLMSHPILIVIWLGFKIAAYWMLGRRSELGRLNLDLFVIVNAISLIVAYLGASIALDWAPLI; encoded by the coding sequence ATGGTTTCCAGCGAATCGCATTGCGCGTCAAGCGTCAACGTTGGGAGAGGAATTGCTTGGCAAAACCGGACTCGCCGAACAAAATCATCCGAACCCCATTCTTCCCCGATGAATTCCTCTCCCGGTTTGGACATCCGCGGTCAGATCCCACGCAGAAAGATGGCAATCTGCATTCTGCTTGCCTTTCTGGCGATCAGTTCGGTCGTTGCCCAACAGGCACCGCGATCATTTAAGGCTGACGACCCTCCGCATCGTAACCTCGACGCCAGTCTTTACATGCAGACATCGGCTGAATATCGGGCCCTCTGTTATCAGGCGTATAACCTGGCAATCGAGCGACTGAAGAAAGTCGCCGGGCAGTCTGGAAAATTCGCTGTCATCACCGACTTGGATGAAACCGTCATCGACAATTCGGGATTTATGGCCATGCAGCTTCGCAGCGGTCTCGCTTACGACCAACGCCTTTGGGATGACTGGGAGCAGAATCACCCTGATAAGCTGGCCCTCGTGCCAGGCGCAAAGGAGTTCATCTCCGAAGCGGACAACCACCACGTCGCCCTCTTTTTTATCAGCAATCGCAACGATAAGTTTCGCGCTCAAACGAAGTACGCCCTCGGCTCGCTTCTTGGCAGGCCCATCGGTGACGAGTTCTTGAAACTAAAAACAGGCGCAAGTGATAAAACGGCTCGCTTTAACGAGGTAACTTCCGCCGGCTACAGCGTCCTATTCTATCTTGGAGACAACCTGCGGGATTTTGACGAAACCCTAAAGTTTCGCCCGGTAGTTAATGACACCGATGGGGAGTTGGATGCCGCCGTCAGAGATCGCAAGGCCGCAATCGACAAGGACCGCCTGAAAATCGGAGTGGAGTGGATCATCCTGCCAAATCCAGCATACGGGGAATGGTTGCAGACAGCTCTGGGTCGAGGTCGCCGCGACCTCGACCGTCTCGTGCCAGAGGCTAACCCTTCTGCCGCCAACCCGGTGACGCCTTTCCCGCCGCCACCCTCGACCAAAGCCAGCCACAGCGCCCGCATGTGGGCTTACCTTCTTTCCGCCATTGGAAGCGCCGTGCTGTTGGGAATCGTGGTCATGTTGGCGGCCTCGAACGGCGGCTCGCGATCGGTCGCTACGGAAGACGCAACGCAATCCGACTCAGGCGACAAATCCTTCGGTCTGGTTGTGCTGGTTGGGATCGCGGACACCCTCATCTACGTGACCCTCTTCCTCATGAGTCACCCGATCCTTATTGTCATCTGGCTGGGGTTCAAAATTGCCGCCTATTGGATGTTGGGGCGCAGGTCCGAGCTGGGCAGATTGAATCTGGATCTCTTTGTGATAGTGAACGCAATCTCGTTGATAGTCGCCTATTTGGGCGCTTCAATAGCTCTGGATTGGGCACCCTTGATTTGA
- a CDS encoding DoxX-like family protein: MKNVVTFSRLALGAVWFYEGLVPKLLFVRPDQVELVRRSSFYFGTPEFFLQLLGAAQVGFAIWLLAGFAERLAVAIATLGMWILIVLVAMANPAMLTDPYGALIKDLCLTACAYTVWSLSPRAAQETR, encoded by the coding sequence ATGAAGAACGTCGTCACTTTTTCTCGACTCGCCCTGGGCGCGGTCTGGTTTTACGAAGGACTTGTTCCGAAGCTCCTGTTCGTACGGCCGGATCAAGTCGAGCTCGTTCGCCGATCCAGCTTCTATTTCGGAACGCCGGAATTTTTCCTGCAGTTGCTCGGCGCGGCCCAGGTCGGGTTTGCGATCTGGCTGCTGGCGGGGTTCGCGGAACGACTGGCCGTCGCAATCGCCACTCTCGGCATGTGGATCCTGATCGTCCTGGTGGCGATGGCGAACCCAGCGATGCTGACCGATCCCTACGGCGCGCTGATCAAGGATCTTTGTCTCACCGCCTGCGCCTACACCGTCTGGTCGCTTTCACCCCGCGCTGCGCAAGAGACGCGTTGA